The proteins below come from a single Miscanthus floridulus cultivar M001 chromosome 1, ASM1932011v1, whole genome shotgun sequence genomic window:
- the LOC136509673 gene encoding expansin-B11-like produces MGACGNIPIFKDGLGCGSCFEIKCDKPAECSGEPMVVYITDMNYEPIAAYHFNLAGTAFGAMAKKGEEEKLRKAGIIDMQFRRVKCKYGEKVTFHVEKGCNPNYPALLVKYVDGDGDIVAVDIKEKGGDAFEPLKHSWGAIWRKDSDKPLKFPITVQITTEGGTKSVYNDVIPEDWKPNTAYTAK; encoded by the coding sequence ATGGGCGCGTGCGGCAACATCCCCATCTTCAAGGATGGCCTCGGCTGCGGCTCTTGCTTCGAGATCAAGTGCGACAAGCCGGCGGAGTGCTCCGGCGAGCCCATGGTGGTGTACATCACGGACATGAACTACGAGCCCATCGCCGCGTACCACTTCAACCTGGCCGGCACGGCGTTCGGCGCCATGGCCAAGAAGGGCGAGGAGGAGAAGCTGCGCAAGGCGGGCATCATCGACATGCAGTTCCGGCGGGTCAAGTGCAAGTACGGTGAAAAGGTCACCTTCCACGTGGAGAAGGGGTGCAATCCCAACTACCCGGCGCTGCTGGTCAAGTACGTCGACGGTGACGGTGACATTGTGGCGGTGGACATCAAGGAGAAGGGCGGCGACGCGTTCGAGCCCCTCAAGCACTCCTGGGGCGCCATCTGGAGGAAGGACAGCGACAAGCCGCTCAAGTTCCCCATCACCGTCCAAATCACCACCGAGGGAGGCACCAAGAGCGTCTACAACGACGTCATCCCCGAAGACTGGAAGCCCAACACGGCCTACACCGCCAAATAA
- the LOC136509681 gene encoding expansin-B11-like, producing the protein MSRSTMQVAAVVALAFLVGGAWCGPPKVPPGKNITATYGSDWLEAKATWYGKPTGAGPDDNGGGCGYKDVNKAPFNSMGACGNIPIFKDGLGCGSCFEIKCDKPAECSDEPVVVYITDMNYEPIAAYHFDLAGTAFGAMAKKGEEEKLRKAGIIDMQFRRVKCKYGEKVTFHVEKGCNPNYLALLVKYVDGDGDIVAVDIKEKGGDAFEPLKHSWGAIWRKDSDKPLKFPITVQITTEGGTKSVYNDVIPEDWKPNTAYTAK; encoded by the coding sequence ATGTCGAGGTCGACGAtgcaggtggcggcggtggtggcgctaGCGTTTCTGGTGGGCGGCGCCTGGTGCGGTCCTCCCAAGGTTCCCCCGGGCAAGAACATCACGGCCACCTACGGCAGCGACTGGCTGGAAGCGAAGGCAACATGGTACGGCAAGCCGACGGGCGCCGGCCCCGACGACAACGGCGGAGGGTGCGGGTACAAGGATGTGAACAAGGCCCCCTTCAACAGCATGGGCGCGTGCGGCAACATCCCCATCTTCAAGGATGGCCTCGGCTGTGGCTCTTGCTTCGAGATCAAGTGCGACAAGCCGGCAGAGTGCTCCGACGAGCCCGTGGTGGTGTACATCACGGACATGAACTACGAGCCCATCGCCGCGTACCACTTCGACTTGGCCGGCACGGCGTTCGGCGCCATGGCCAAGAAGGGCGAGGAGGAGAAGCTGCGCAAGGCGGGCATCATCGACATGCAGTTCCGGCGGGTCAAGTGCAAGTATGGCGAAAAGGTCACCTTCCACGTGGAGAAGGGGTGCAACCCCAACTACCTGGCGCTGCTGGTCAAGTACGTCGACGGTGACGGCGACATTGTGGCGGTGGACATCAAGGAGAAGGGCGGCGACGCGTTCGAGCCCCTCAAGCACTCCTGGGGCGCCATCTGGAGGAAGGACAGCGACAAGCCGCTCAAGTTCCCCATCACCGTCCAAATCACCACCGAGGGAGGCACCAAGAGCGTCTACAATGACGTCATCCCCGAAGACTGGAAGCCCAACACCGCCTACACCGCCAAATAA